DNA from Lentilitoribacter sp. Alg239-R112:
GCGCCATACTAGCACTACGTTAGTTTTTGAAGCGGAAACGATGAAATTCATAGCTAGGCTCACGCAAAATCTTGCAAACACCCTCTCAATTATTTCATTGCTTCGCAGATACTCAATAAGTCAGCTTAATGCAATTTACGACTTCTGAAGTGGCGGAGATCAGTCAACGGCTGTTAAATAGTTTACCAAACAGTCGGAATCTGGCGCTCTGCCCAGACCCGCCTACATCGAGCAACCAATAGTTCGTCAAAGCTATATCGGGACAGGCGTTACCACCACCATAAAATATCAACTTGGTTGGAATGGTATCAGAACCACCTGACCAACCAGGCCCGCTTCCATAGATATTTAATGCCATGAGAAACTCTGTTTTTAACCAGACAGAGGTTGAGGTATCGCCAGGGTTTAAATCTTTAGCAAGATAGAATATTTCATTTGGAAGCTTAGCCTCAAGAACTGTCCGCTCCGAGGTGTCATGGTTCAACACAATTGAAATTAGGTCCCCATTAACACTGAAATCAGTTTCTACTGTGCTTTGAAACCAGTCGAGACCGGATACGCAGTCCTCAGCACACGCTGTCATATACAGATTTCCAGGTCCGTCTAATTCAAGCGCAGACAACACGGAAAATTCGTAGGCTGAAACAGGTAATAAGCCTTGTTCGCGATATCCCGGATCGGCACAACAAGCGCATGCAGACACCTGCTGTGACAACACCAATTCCACGCAGATCGCGTAAACTAAAAGTGCACTTATTTTTTTCATCATATGCCCTACCTGCAATATTGGAATCCAAATGCGCGCCGAAGAAAACTGGAATTCAGTACTAAACAACGATGAATGGTTTACCGAATATCGAAAGAATTTCCACAAACCATTACTGTGCCATTTGAAGAACAGAACCCATCGCTGTCTACATCAAATTCATCCAATGGGGATGCATAGGGATCAATATCATAACTTTTTAACAACAAGGTTATTACGCTTGAGTTTGTTGCGAAAAACGGCTCGAACTCAGGCAAATTATAAAGGGAATAAGCATCCTCATATTCATCGGATTTACAATATCTGAAATCGCTAAATCTAACAATTTGCATCCGTTGAACCATATCCCAAATCTCAAGATTGCAACTTTCTCCTTCTTTATTTAGTACGGCAACATTTCTTGATCTCGTTTCTCCGACCAAGACGATGTCAAAAAGTGATTTTTGCCCGTCCTCTGATCGTTCGATGGTTAGACGCTTGTATATAATCTTAGTATCAGATTTGGCAGAGCCGATAAGGCTTGCCAAAACGACAGTGGCTAAAACAATGGGGCCAAATGGATTTATCATAACATTTGACATTTCTGCACCTCATTCCACTCGTATCCATACTTTGTACCAATTGATTAATTCTTCTGCGTTACAGTCAAATTGCATCAAAGTCACACGCTTTAACGCGTGTATAGCCATTACGTTTTCTGTCGAACAAAACGACAAATCAATGGATAATGATTCTCGGGGTATCGCTGATCTAGGGTCATCACCCGGCAAAATAAATTTCTTCATCTCGTCAATTGTAGGATGCAAGAGCATACGTATCTGTTTTACCAGATCATCCGCATCCACACGGACATCCATTTCCATTTCTACGTCTGCACTTTGTGTAACATCGGCTGTATACGAAAGCCCTTCCTGGTTCGTGACCTTCCAACTTTGCAGGTTAGAATGAGACCAACTTAGGTTGGTTGAAGAAATAGGAGCAGCTTTTTCGTCTCTCAAAATCTCAAACGCATCCCTATATAGGGTGGAATCTGGAGGTTCCGAAATTGGCTTTGCCTCATCTTCGTCAAGTGGAGGCTCATATACATTTAGTATCCCCGTCTTAACTGATCCATCGTCAGAAATATCGAATCTGGATTCCAATATGAGTCTTCGTAGTAGCCAGTGATTTTCTATCAACCCAGTTTCAATATTCTGCTTAACTACGAATTGATGAATGAATGGATTATCATATCGCTCCTGATTATCCTCAATTGTTCGGAGCCAAAATATGTGTGTTAAAGAATTACCCAGCGGTTGATCATCAATATGTATCGCTCTGTATGGTCCTGCGTTCGCTGAGATTGAGCCAAGAATTAAACTCAAAAAACTAAGCAAAAGAACAAATTTTATTTCTGATTGACTGCGTAATTTGTGCAGTCGTTTATTTTGACAAAAATTTATCATCATGTTGCATGAGCTCCCTTAAATCCGTGATGATCGCAAGTACTGAATCAGCCCAATAAACAATGTGCCAAGCGGCAATGTAATAAGCACAATGGACAGAATAAATAACGTTGGGACTCTGTCATCAGAACTACGTTTCGTGAAATCAAGCATCACCACATTATGATCTTCCGGCAACACCTTGGCTGCAGCGGTACCGCCACTTTCAAATGATGCGCAGTGTTTTGGAGCGTCACGATAACTTGGTCCAGAACTACTGGCACGTGTCCAATTATTAGGGTCTCCAAATGGGTGCAAAATAGCTGAGTAAACCTCCTGAGATCCCGGAACTTCGTATTGGATATCGAGGTAACAGATATCAAAACGCCGATCCGCTGTCTCTGGAGATAACGGTGGCTCACCATAAATCCATGTGTGCGCATGTATAACGTTGACTGTTATATGAATACCTCTGCTATCAAGTGCTTGCTCCACCTGAAACTGTTGGTTTGAAATATGCGCGGCGGCGCCAGCAGCAATACCTATCACTATGGGGACTACAAACAAAATCAGATAGATAGCGATTGATTTGAGGCTATTGCCCACATTTGCACTGAGTATTGAGACTAAGAGAACTAATCTAGTCGGCAGGAGTAAACGCCAATGCCTCACGATGGTTTTGAGCTTACTCATCTGGTGCACCTGAACGAATATCAATTTGCAACATTCCCGTTCCCCTTAGCATCATTCCAGCATCACAAATCCAAGTTTGCCCACAAACCAAAATAGGCTACCAAAAAAGACTAAAATGATTGGACCAAGAAACATTCTCCTAAAACCGGACATTTTGGCGTCTTCAGGCGTCCTGAACCGGTATGCGAGAGGAACCCTCTCACCAATATCAAACGTATCCTCGCTGATATCGAACATCACAACATGCCTATTGTCCGAGATATCAAAAAACTCCACATCCAACACATTAGATGAATAATCGATTGTCGAGACATTGTTTCGACGTTGTAGATCAATATCAGTTTTGCTTCGCCTAACCTCAGATGTAGAAACCACCGTTCCAACTGTCTTTTCGGAAACAATGAGAAACCGAAGATTATATGTCATAAATCCGCCACCCCCGAGCATCGCGGTAAACCCAAAAACATAAAAAATCACCAAAAATCGCCTCACTTCAACGCCCCCTCCAGGTACTTCTGATCAAGCAACTAAAAGGAAAAACCACAAAAAAAGCGAACAAAACAACGAGAAGGCTGACAATTAAGCCCTGGAGCAAAGTTGTTAATAAGGTTGGTAGAAAAAGCGTTGTCTCATCGCCAGATATTTTCAGAAAATACATGATCGATTCATGAGCAATAATTCCGGCGTATAAATCAGGAAGAAGAACAAAAAAATGTATTTCCTTGGTAAAGAGAAAAGCTGGAAGCCAGATCAATGCAAGAAAAATTTTTAACTTAAAAGCGATGCTTAAAGCACTCATAACCGATTGCCAGTTGTTTGCACTGGCGCGCCATATTTTTGTACTGGCGACAAAAGAATAGAAGGCTATAAGCATAACAATACCCATCACCATCGCAGTCACTGAATAGACCTTAAACGCAATAATAAAACTAGGTATCGCGCAAACCGATACAATTATGCTCCACCGCATCAAATTCCCATAAAACGCATGTAACAGAATTTGAGGTTGATCTATCGAGGTAGAGCTTTGCATGTCACAAAATTTCATCCTAAAATCTGCACATATTGAAATCGTAAGTTGCAGGCCTACAAAGAGAGGAGCACCTCTCATTGAGTAAACTCCACTAAGTCTTCTCGCATCACCTGTTTGGGTTATAGACAGCCGTAAATGATCTTGTATCTATTCTGACACCGTGACGACCAAAAAATCGGAACAGAAGCTGATGGCACATTTTCCAAATCGCATAATAAATTCCGATAAGCCAAAAGTTACGAAAATAAGGTGAGATTGGAATTGGATACGAATTTACTGAAAACAATCGAGACAATTTACGATTGCGTTGGGAATCAATTTGACCACCAAAAGGCGTTGAGATCTTTCGGGTTGGCCGTTGACAATACCGGTCTGATTTTAACTGAAATATGGCCTCTAATTGGCAAGGCAAATGTTTTAGCCGTTCACAATATCCCGGAAGATGCGGTAAAGGCTATGATTAGTTCATTTGTTTCGATCGAAAACAATTCAATGCTGCAGAACCTCCCTAAAATTCCGGTAGGTGTACCTGTTTTAAGACGAGCATTCGTTTCAGATGAGGAACATTTTGCAAGCGCCATGTATAAGAAAACCTCAGAACCATGGGAACTTCATTCAGAGGGCGTCAGCATATTTAGCAAAGGCCTAATTAGTGTCATCGCATGCGGTTTCGTGCGCAAACCCAACCAGTCAGAAATTAACGCTGAGACCATTTCAAGAATGGCTATCATCAGCAAGCACTATCTCAAAGCGATGAAGATTCATACAAAACTTGATCGGCTACAAACAGCATTACTTAGTAGCAGCGACATACTAGATTTAGTCGACTTTGGGATCATCCTTTATGATAAGAACAAAGAAATCGTGCAGGTAAATAGTGCAGCACAACGTGTTTTAGACAAGATGGATGGCCTATCAATAACAAAATCAGGGCTTAAAATTTTTGATCGGGAAGCTCAAAAAGAGTACGCCGATATTCTCGATGCAAATTTTGACAACAAGCGCGCAGCAGCGTCACTGAACGGAGGCTTGGTTACAGTTAAAAGGCCTTCCCGCCAAAAGCCATTTGGGTTGCTTACAATTCCTATGGATATCAGCAACAATGATACAAATCCAAGAGGAATTGCCACATTAATATTTGATCACTCGGCAAAGAAAGTGACGGCGATTAAACACTTTGCAACGGTTTATGGGTTCACAAAAGTAGAATCCCGACTTGCATTGGAAATTGCGCAAGGAACAAGCCTTGAGGAATATGCACAAAAATTCAAGGTCAGTCTACATACGGTCAGGGTTCAGCTCAGGGCCCTCTTTTCAAAAACCGGAGTAACCCGGCAAGGCGAATTGGTGAGTCTTTTGTTACGCTCAACAAGCGGTTTAAATCTAAAGTAGAACATCCCCATTTTCTGATACGTTTTCTGTTATACATAACCCATATCGGTGATGAAATAGCACCGATTCTTTATTACTCCATTTATTATGATTCAAATGGATGAGCGACTACCTATGTTTGCTCAGTTCTGGAAAAATTTGCCATTAATTTCAACCAAATGAGGAGGATATTAGTTGCAAGATTTATTACTAAAATCAATTGAAGATATATATGATTGCATAACCGATGATGACTATGATCACGATAGAGCAATAGCAACTTTGAGCATTGCAACTGATAGCACAGGATTTGTGCTGTCCAAATTCTGGCCATTGCTTGGCGGCAAGCCTCCAATCGCCTATCACAATCTTCCCGATGATACGATTAGGGCACTAGCGAAATATGATGATACCGACGAAGTAAATGAGCACGCCATGTTTAAAAACATCATCATGCTCCCGGAGCGCATGCCCATGCTGCGGCGAGCCTTTTTATCGGATGAAGAGCATTATAGAACCCTTCTATATGAAACTGCAGCCAAACCTTGGGGAATACATTCTGAAGGTGTTGTAATACTCAACAAGGACGAACGGAGTAATTTAGCTTGTTGGTTTGCACGTATGGGAGGTCAGAGCGAAGTTGACTCAGAATTATTGACCAGAATTTCATTTCTTAATAATCATCTGGCCAGATCAATGAAGCTGCAAAACAAAATTAGTGTGTTGAATAAAGCGGTCATAAGATCCAATAGCGCGTTAGACCTTGTTGACTTTGGTTTACTTCTTTTCCAGCATTCTGATTCACCGGTTTTTATCAATAAACCAGCGCAAGATATGTGCAGCTATAAAGATGGGTTGGACTTAAACAAAGGTGGATTAGTTGTACAAAACAACTGCGCTGATCACCAATATAACCAACTTATTGCCCGAATGGGTGATACAAACATACCGCTCTCAGAGCGGTCTGGTGGGCTTGTTCGAGCACCAAGACCATCTGGCAAAACACCCTATAATGTAATGGCTATTCCATTATCAAATTCTACAAGTGGGCTGTTTCCAAATGTGAATATTGCAGTTCTGATTTTTGATCCAGAGTTAAAGAAAACCAACGCGACAGAATTTTATATGAAGACATTTAATCTCACACAGGCTGAAGCAATGTTTGCAGCAGAACTCGCGCAGGGAATGAGTGTCAGTGAATATGTGGAAAAGAAGGGCATAAAAATCTCGACGGCGAGAACACAGCTAAAGTCGATATTTGCGAAAACGGAGACATCCCGTCAGGCTGTACTGATCAGCCTTCTTTTAAGATCAATAGCGGGCGTGAACTTAGGGTAGGCTAATTTACCGCCCGCCCCAAGTCGAACCAATCAGAACGTCACTTTGAATTTGGCATTAGCTGAGAAGCTTGATCGACCACTGCCGAAGCTTACTTTGCTGCCGACATTGAATGAACCACTATTGCCTAGTGCGAACTGGCCTTCAGCACCCAAATATCCTGAGACACGATCTTCAAACCCACTGGAAACTGATTGATTGATACCAATAAGTGTTACATCAGCAGATTGACCGCTTACTGCATTTCGGGACTGAATACCGACACGCCCTGTGAACTGACCGAAACCCATCATCTTGCTGGCTGAAAGTTCTGCTTTGGTTGTGACAATGCCAAGACTGCGTGTGCCTACAACTGCATCCCCGTTTGAGCCTGCCTCAGTAAATCCACTAATGGATTGATGCGCATATTGCGTTTGCAAAGATGGTGTTAAATCCCAACCATTGACCTGCCCCAATTGTCTAGAAATCCTGATCTCAGGGCTTATCCAGAAGCTAGAATATTTTGATGTAGACCAGGCTTCACCCAAATGCTGACCCAGATCATTAGTTGCCAGATTGTCATTTACAAATCTACGATCACTATGGCTGTTGTAACCAGTGCTTAGCCCCACATTGACATCAAGCATGCCTGCGTTAAATGCGCTATTGGCATGAACGAAGAAACCATTGCTGGAATTATCAAAGGATTCACTCCAGCGGCTAGAGGCGCTTGAACTATTGCGGAGATAACCAGCCATTGCATTAAACACAAAGCCATTCCCAAGCTCAAACTGGTTACCAAACGCAAATCCGCCAGCAAATGTATTGCGGTCAAGTGTCGCTGCATTTCCATCGAAACTTGAGAAGCCGCCAAAGCCAGCAATCCACGGTGCTGTTTGATCAGCTTTAAGTGCGGCCAGATCAGAGATCAGACCAGCACTTTCCCCCAGCTGATCAAACGCCACAGCCAAAACTGTCGGATCATAGGTTGCAAACTGATCCGTGACTGCATTGTAAAACCCTGCTACGGGACCAGAAACTACGGGCGCACTTGTCTCATCTAGCGTCCAAATAACGGAATGAGATGGACCTGTTGTAATGTTAACTGTTGTTGCCGAACCGTAAGAAATATGGCCACCTAGGTAAGACGGTGCAAGCAAATTGAGAATATTGGTGTTATTATCGATTAAAATAGCGTAGATAATTGCCGGATTGGTCGACTTAGACATATTGATAATCTTACCGGAATTTGTAGTGTTGGATCCACTGACGCCGTCTGCCCATATACCTACATGGGCAGATAATATATTATCTTCGCCGTCATACCCAGTGATGATCTCACCATGATTAAGGATCGTGGCATTTCCTGGCGCAAAGTCTTCAATATTTATACCAAATCCATTGGACAATATTCTGCCATTATTTGTAATTGTCGCCAAATCTGTATCTACATAAACGCCGGTATCCTCAGCCACTAAAGTGCCGTTATTAATTACAATGGCATTATCAGCGTTAAACTCTAATTCAATTGCTCTTCCATCAGATGAAATTATACCGGAATTAGTAATTCTAGTATTCATTGCATCGGACAAAATGCCCACTCCGACTGTGTTAATCTCGCCATCATTCAAAACAGAAGAATTGATAGCGCCTGTAAGCAAGTTGATTCCAACTCCGCCGCTTTCAATATTCCCATAATTGTGAATAATTGCTCGCGCGCCTTCCACAAACACACCATTGGTAGTGCCTTGAATGGTTCCATAGTTATTGACGACAAAATCGCTTGCAGTTGAGCTCGAACTTACACCCCGTCCTGCGGTTCCATTGATCGACCCATGATTAGCTAATGTGGTATCCTCACTATTAACAAAAAAACCGATATTTACTGCAGTTAACGAGCCATGATTGTTGAATTCAAAATTTGCTGCTGCCGTTGAGGTAGCAACACCGTAATCAAACCCGTTTATCGTACCAAAATTGTTTAGAAGGGAATCAGAGCCGCCATGAGTTATGCCATTTGCGGTACTGCTCAAAATTTCGGCGCCGTTGTAGTTACTTACTGTAACGTTAGATGTACCATCATTGACTGATATTCCATTATCATCACCAGTAATGGAGCTATAATTTTCTATCGAAATATTAGAACCAGTCGTAATTTCAATTGCATGAGAATTCATGCTTTCTATCAAACCATTATTTCGAACAACTGCGTCTCCACTATCAATGACAACACCTTCTAGAGTATTGCCAGTAATAGTTCCAAAGTTTTCAAGTCGTGACCCGCCATCTCCAGAGAGGTAAACACCCCTATCGTCACCAGTTATAGAAGCGTTAGCATAGTTATAAATTATGGTATCAATTGCATCGGTATCAACAGCAATACCATCGTTTGCTAGACCCTCAATTTGTCCATAATTACGGACAACCACTGACGTCGAATTACCGGCAATCCGGAGACCGTTGTTATCACCTGTTATGCTCGCGCCGTTGTTGTTTAAGATTGAGAAGTCAATCATATTAACAACAACACCATTATCTCCACCAGTGATCGAATTATTATTGGTTAAAGAACCGCCGCTCCCCGCTGTTGCATGTACACCATAGACAAAACCACCCAATGACCCATTATTGACAATTACATTGTTGCTGCCAACAGCATCAACAGCGTCGTCGGCAGTAGTGGCGATTGAACCACTTGGGGTAATTGTCAGAGTGTCAGCGCCATCTATGGTGTTCCCGTTATTCGTTGTGGTTACAGCTGTAGATACGACAAAATCATCAGCCATGGCGGAGGAGGTCAAAACGCCAGTGGCAGCCAATACATAGAAAGGCACGCTAGCGAGGAGAGCCTTTTTTAGTTTTAATATGCTAAACGACGGATTTTTACTGCAATTCATTGGGCTACACCTTAGGGTTATATCTGGCCTCAATGGATATAAAGTCGCGAAGATCTTCGCATCGCCCGTTTAAGTTATAGAATAAAGAAATTGCCGATTATAGCTAAACCAGACAAAGCACCTTTTGAGCGCAAGAAATGTTTTTTGCATCTCATCGTCATTGAGCACGGCCATTGGCCAGAGCCCTAGGCGGGATGGGTTCAAAACAAGAGAAATCGAAATAGGATTGATTACTATGTTATGATGAAGATGCTCCCACGTCGATAATGAATGGTGTGTTTCCAGCAATACTGTTCAATAGGGAGGTCAAGCACGGCAATCACTCGTTGCCATTAACCTCATGGTGTTCAACATCCTATATTATAACTAGAAAAATATATTTCATCACTCAAATAGGTGATGGATTACAGGAAATTGCATTTTAGTATTAAACTTGGTTTTATGGTCTGAAGAAAGGATCGATTGTGCAAGAATTGTTACTACCAGCTGTCGATACATTCTATGACTGTGTTGAACATGAGTTTGATTATCAGCGCGCTGTTGAAACGCTCAGCCGCGCAGCAGATGATACAGGATTTGTTTTCTCCGAAAACTGGCCCCTGTGTGGCAACAGGCCACCTCTTGGATCTCATAACATCCCACAGGATTGCCTAGATGTTTTAGTCGATGGCGGATTAGATCTTCAGTCACATGATGCATTCCAAAAATTTATGTTGATACCAGAACAGACACCAACTCTCCTTAGATCGCACATGTCCATTGAAGATCATTATGAAACCCGCCTTCATCAGGAAGCTGCCAAACCCTGGGGCATGCATTGCGAAGGTGTGACCATACTGAATAAATCAACCGAAAATAGTCTAGCCTGCTGGTTTGTAAGATATCCCGGACAATCCGAAGTCGTGGATGAGTTGTCATTCCAGATAGCATTTCTTAGCAAACAGCTCAGTCGGGCGATAGCTCTTCAAAATAAAATAGATCAGCTCAATGAAGCCTTGCGTGTTTCGAACAATGTCCTTGATCTAATCAACTTCGGACTCGTTTTATATGGAAAGAAAGAAGCTCCGGTATATATTAACAGAGCAGCAAGAGAGATATTTGATGCAGACGATGGTATCGGGCTTGGTAAAAGCAACTTAATAATATCTGATCGCAATGCCAATAAAAAATTGGATACATTGTCAAGCATGATCCGAAACGGCTATAGCCACTTCAGTGCTCGTTCTGGGCAAGCTATTCTTGCCCATCGCCCATCGGGAAAAAGAGCCTATAGCCTGATAGCTATTCCTCTAGCAAAGTACAAAAAGTTCGGTATGGACAATGTAAATATGGTGGTAATGATATTTGATCCGTATTCCAAGAGCAACTCAACAGTAAACTTGTTCGCTTCATCTTATGGGTTAACGTCTGCTGAATCCATGTTGGCGATAGAACTCGCCCATGGCATTAGTTTAGACGAGTTCACGGCCAAAAAGGGTATCAGCACAAACACAGCCCGGACCCAATTGAAATCTATATTTGCAAAAACAGAAACATCTCGCCAGCACGAACTTGTGAGCGTTTTGCTTAGATCCATCGCAAATATGAATTTGGAGTAATATGTATTCGGTCATCAGGTCATTGGATATTATATCCTATGTGACATTGGAGTGAAGCTCATGCATAAAATTACAAAACTCATAATTGCTGCGATCTTAGTCCCTTCGGTATTTTATGGCGTCTTGTTTTATCTGAGTATGACTTCCTACAACATTTTAATATTTGGGAATGAAAAAGAAATACACCAAAAAAACTTTGCTAAAGTGATAGAAACTGCCTCGAAGAAAAATGGATATGTAAGCGAATTTTTATCCAGCCAAACACTTGGAAAAATGCTTGAACAACATCCTGATTGTTGCAAGGTCTGTCTGGCCGATTTATTCCCACACCCCTTCCTTACCGAAAGTTACAACTGGGTGGAGGATAAGAGAACAATCCTAAAAAGCGATGCCAAGCCATATCTCTTCGCACATTTGGCATTATGGATTACGTTGCGTTCAATCGTCGGCGAGCAAAACTACTACTATGTAATAAACATCCCCACAAAAGGCATTTACGATTATAGTGTTCTTTGCAACGCTAACTCCAAATGTTTAGAAGCAACGTAGTTTAATGTGCAAATAATTCAGAATTTCAGAACTTGTTAGTTAGGGTTGACGCCAGCTAATTGCCCTTTAAAAAAAGGGAGAGCAATAGATACTCTCCCTCTTAGGTGCTGAATTATATCGATTTAGAACTTAACAGCGAAGCCGATCTTACCGCCAATTTGGGCTGTACTGCCTGTGTCATAAGACGCCTCAAGTCGGCCAAAGACTGAACTGTTTTCACTCATGGCTGTGTTGAACTTTGCACCAACGAATCCACGTGCAACAGAGTTGCTGTTGGCTGCCTTAAAGGTTGTCGTAGCACCGAGGAAAGTTGCAGTTGCATTGTTGCCCCCAAACCCGACAGAACCCTCAAGACCCAAATAGGGCTGGATTTTGGTTACATGTTCAGACCCTGAACCAATTTCCTTTTGCCAGGCAAGTTCACCACGTGCATTAAGTTGATGGATATTGCGAGACGCAACAGTTAGATTGCCCGCAGAACCTGTTTCGCTATAACCACCCAGATAAAGACCAGAATAGCCAACAGACGCAGAAGCCAGCATTTGCTGTTCACCCAAAGTGATATCTTTCTCATAGCCAAGTGTTGGTGCAAAGAAGAAGCCATTATATTTTGCGGTAGCAGTTGCCATACCAACAATGCGTTTTGAATCGAAATTCATCCAACCCGCAAGCAGATCAAGAGTGATTGCCCCCTCACCCATCTGACGCTTGCCATAGATACCACCATAAAAACTGTTCGTATCTGTTTCCTGACCGTTTTTAACATCAACCCGGATACGACCTACACCGGCACCGCCATAGACACCATAAAGATCGCCGTTTTCATCAAACCAGTCTGCCCCCACAAGACCACCGCCAGCAACATGTGTTGTGGTTGCAAAAGACGATGATGCTTTTGTACGTGACGCAGTTCCCCAACCGCTCACCCAATAGGTTCCTGTTTTGCCAACAACATTATCTTCGGTGCCATACCCAAAGCCGGTTGATGTTCCGCCAAAAGAAGCTGCATCAATCCGTGTTTGTGCCCCGTTGCCAATGCTACTAGTAACACCCAACAAAACATCACCCATCACACTTTGAGTGGATACGTCAGCTTGGGCGCGGGTTCCTGCATCAGAATAATTCACAGGAGACCCAAAATTGGTAGTGCCCGGCTCGTTGTTACCTAAACTAACAATCGTGCTTAGACCAGCGCCAAAATTGACGGTGTCGGCGGCGCCAACCAGATAGAACCCTCCAATCAAGATTGAGCCCGGTTCAAGATTAATTGTATCTGCCTCTGCACCACTTAAGATAATAGAATAACCAGAGCTTCCGTCGATCGTACCAGAGTTAGTTATTGTCGATGCACCAGCGCCACCGCTGATATTGATGCCCTGAGTTCCACCTGTAATTGTGCCACTATTATTGAGATTAGCGAGTGAAATAGCATCAACACCGTAAGCGCCGCCGGTAATTGATCCGGTATTAATCAGATTTGTAATTGTCGCACCGTTGCCTTCAATACCATCCCCACCACCTCCTGAGATCGT
Protein-coding regions in this window:
- a CDS encoding autotransporter outer membrane beta-barrel domain-containing protein codes for the protein MNYTTTRDRMISRLKSYTALVAPSLAAVVLTFSSPTANADVTVSSGTAVLTTVSLADGETLTVEKGGEVNETTMSGVVDAVDGTTIHVINAGSITGNQSGIRSLASTLTLSNSGSITGTNTNGVSGTDITNLINSGVISGSSRGISASEITNLSNSGMIDGGLDGISVLDIVDFSNSGTIQGGLHGIRATVTVANLINHGTISGGGGDGIEGNGATITNLINTGSITGGAYGVDAISLANLNNSGTITGGTQGINISGGAGASTITNSGTIDGSSGYSIILSGAEADTINLEPGSILIGGFYLVGAADTVNFGAGLSTIVSLGNNEPGTTNFGSPVNYSDAGTRAQADVSTQSVMGDVLLGVTSSIGNGAQTRIDAASFGGTSTGFGYGTEDNVVGKTGTYWVSGWGTASRTKASSSFATTTHVAGGGLVGADWFDENGDLYGVYGGAGVGRIRVDVKNGQETDTNSFYGGIYGKRQMGEGAITLDLLAGWMNFDSKRIVGMATATAKYNGFFFAPTLGYEKDITLGEQQMLASASVGYSGLYLGGYSETGSAGNLTVASRNIHQLNARGELAWQKEIGSGSEHVTKIQPYLGLEGSVGFGGNNATATFLGATTTFKAANSNSVARGFVGAKFNTAMSENSSVFGRLEASYDTGSTAQIGGKIGFAVKF